In a genomic window of Microbacterium amylolyticum:
- a CDS encoding helix-turn-helix domain-containing protein — MADAHSRATAKTGARIAELRHQTNLSAKRIADCADMDLTHYQRIERGEGHPTLYTLVQIATALEVGVSELVDGVAANDLPSGREPYGYSQSVSRRNRRDLYG; from the coding sequence ATGGCAGACGCACACTCGCGGGCGACCGCGAAGACGGGCGCGCGCATCGCGGAGTTGCGGCACCAAACGAATCTCAGCGCCAAGCGCATCGCTGACTGCGCCGATATGGACCTCACGCACTATCAACGCATCGAGCGCGGAGAGGGTCATCCGACGCTGTACACCCTCGTACAGATTGCGACGGCGCTCGAAGTGGGGGTCTCGGAGCTTGTTGACGGCGTCGCGGCGAACGATCTTCCCTCGGGGCGTGAGCCCTACGGGTACTCGCAGAGCGTTTCTCGACGTAACCGCCGCGATCTCTACGGCTGA
- a CDS encoding NTP transferase domain-containing protein, producing MTIQTVILAAGMGTRLGRALPKSLTMLSDGRTIMQQQHENIRAAFGTDARVTTVVGYRAETIIDAFPDASYVHNEIYDQTNTSKSLLRALLATGRGGVLWMNGDVVFDPRVLGRAVDFIEREESFVAVNTSKVSDEEVKYTLSADGFIDELSKSVQNGLGEAVGINYISRHDKRALIQQLQRVDAQDYFERGLELAIADNGVRVQAMDISDLYAVEVDFAEDLERANDVLA from the coding sequence ATGACCATCCAGACCGTGATTCTCGCCGCAGGAATGGGCACGCGGCTCGGTCGCGCCCTTCCGAAATCCCTGACGATGCTCAGCGATGGCCGCACGATCATGCAGCAGCAGCACGAAAACATCCGCGCGGCTTTCGGAACTGACGCGCGTGTAACAACTGTTGTCGGGTACCGCGCCGAGACGATTATCGACGCATTCCCCGACGCGTCGTATGTTCACAACGAAATCTACGACCAGACCAACACGTCGAAAAGCCTGCTGCGCGCTCTGCTCGCAACAGGTCGCGGCGGCGTCCTGTGGATGAACGGCGACGTCGTCTTCGATCCTCGCGTTCTCGGACGAGCCGTCGATTTCATTGAGCGCGAAGAGTCCTTCGTAGCCGTAAACACATCGAAGGTCAGCGACGAAGAGGTCAAGTACACACTGAGCGCCGACGGTTTCATTGACGAACTGTCGAAGAGCGTTCAGAACGGCCTGGGCGAGGCCGTCGGCATCAACTACATCTCGCGTCACGACAAGCGCGCCCTGATCCAGCAGCTTCAGCGCGTCGATGCTCAGGACTACTTCGAGCGCGGTCTTGAGCTCGCGATCGCCGACAACGGCGTGCGCGTCCAGGCAATGGACATCAGCGATCTCTACGCCGTTGAGGTGGACTTCGCAGAAGACCTCGAACGCGCGAACGACGTTCTCGCGTAA